TACTTAAAGAATCAGGGTTTTACCGGAGCAGTACAGGGCAACTTTACGATAAAACAGGACACAAAGTTGAATTTAATTTGTCTACAAACGCAGGAAACACTGAAAGAGAATCCGTAGGCGTTATGCTCAAACAGGATCTTGAAGAACTCGGGATTCAAGTTAATTTCAAGCCTATAGAGTTTAATGTACTGGTTGGAAAACTTGTTGATTCACTAGATTGGGATGCGGTTGTAATGGGGCTTACAGGAAGTCCTCTGGAGCCGCATGGCGGAAGAAATGTATGGAGCAGTACAGGTACGCTCCACATGTTTAATCAGAGAAAAGGAAAAGACTTAATACACCCCAAAGATACTTTGCCATGGGAAAAAGAAATTGATACAATCTTCGAAGACGGTGCTAAAACAGTTGATTTTAAGAAACGAAAACAAATTTACGATAAATATCAAGAAATTGTATGGATTAACAACCCTTTTATTTATATTTATTCGCCTTTAAGGGTTTATGCCGTCAGAAACAAATTTGGCAATATGAATCCGACTTCTCTTGGTGGAGTTACACACAATTTAGAAGAAATTTATGTGAAAAATAATAGTGATAAATAAAAAATCGACAGAAAGAAAATAAATGTCCTTACCTGTTTATATACTGAAAAGAATATTACAAGCAATACCATTGTTGATTATTGTGTCAATAATGAGCTTTATAATCATTAAGTTAAGCCCCGTTGATCCACTTGCAGAACTAAAGCTAAATCCTGCTATTTCCCCACAGGTTTTACAGGCAGAAAAACAAAGGCTGGGTCTTGATTTACCTGTTTATAAACAATATTTCAACTGGGTAGGAAATTTTGTTAAAGGAGATCTGGGTGTTTCTACTTCGGGGGAAAAAGTAGCAGACAGATTAATGGAAAGAATACCGAACACACTGCTTTTAACAATTTCAGTCATAATTATTACGTGGTTAATTGCGATTCCTCTGGGAATTTATGCTGCACTACATTGGAAGTCGAGTTTTGACAGATTATTAACAGTAATTTCTTCAATGGGGATGGCAGTTCCTACATTTTTCTTTGCTTTACTGCTGCTGATTTTTGCGGTTAAAACAGGTTGGTTTCCCGTTGGAGGACTTACCAGCGTAGGATTTGAAAATTTTAATCCTGTCCATAAATTTTTGGATATAGCGCATCACCTTGTTTTGCCTGTAATTGTCTTAACAACCGCAAGCCTTGCAGGTTTACAAAGGCAAATGAGAGGAAATCTTCTAGATGTTCTCGAATCAGACTACGTAAAAATGGCTAGAGCAAAGGGGCTTCCCGAAAACATAGTTATCTACAAACATGCGGTAAGAAATGCAATAAACCCTATGGTTACTCTATTAGGCTTTGAGTTTGCTTCTCTTTTAAGTGGAGCAGCGCTTACAGAATTTGTTCTTCAATATCCCGGTCTTGGCAGATTAATGCTGGAAGCTGTTATGAAGTCAGACATCAATCTGGTTATGGCTTCTCTTATAATTGGAACTTTAATGCTCATTGCAGGTAATCTTATAGCGGATATACTTTTGAAATTTATTGACCCCCGCGTTAGTTTGGATTAAATATATGAAAAAATTTTTTAATAAATTGTCAAATAATAAATTTTATAAAAAACTCACTAAAGACAAGTTTGTGTTTATTTCTCTGCTTATCCTCTTCTTTCTTTATCTTTCTATAACATTCGCGGGATTTTTTGCAACTTACGGAAAAATGTTCAGCGACAGAAGGCTTTCTTATGCTCCACCATCAAAAATATTCGTCATAGACCAAAATGGCAAACTTTCGCTGCCTTATACATACAATTATAAAAGAACCTTTAATCCTGAAAATTTTCAAATGGACTTTCAGCTTGACAGAAGCCAAAAATATTATCTGAGATTCTTTTCACAGGGGGATAAATACAAATTACTTAATCTTATTCCCTGTAAAACCCACCTTGTAACAGTAAATTCTCAGGGAAGACTCTTTCTGCTGGGCACTGATATAAACGGAAGAGATATTTTTTCCAGATTATTTTACGGTGGACAAATTTCTTTAACTATCGGCTTTCTTGCTTTATTGATTTCTTTTCCTATAGGGCTTTTATATGGCGGAATAGCAGGGTATTTCGGAGGAGCTGTAGACAATTACATGATGCGTGTTGCGGAAGCTATTATGAGCATTCCAAGCTTTTATCTGTTGATAAGTCTTGCGGCTATTTTACCTGCTAATATGACGAGTATTCAAAGATTTACACTTATTATCGCAATACTTGCATTTATAGGCTGGGCGGGATTAAGCAGAGTAGTTCGAGGAATGGTTTTATCAATTAAAAATCAGGAATTTGTTGAAGCGGCAAAAGCAATAGGCGCAAGTCCTATGCGAATAATTATAAAGCATATCCTGCCTCAGACAGCTAGTTATGTAATAGTTGCAATAACATTAAGCGTACCGGGATATATTCTTGCAGAATCCGGCTTGAGTTTTTTAGGACTTGGCATTCAGCAGCCTGATGCCAGCTGGGGAAATATGCTTAAAGAAGCACAGGAATATATTAATGTGCTATATCGTCCATGGCTGCTGACTCCAGGGGTTTTAATCTTTATTACGGTACTTGCTTTTAATCTTGTAGGAGACGCTGTAAGAGACATCCTAGATCCGAAAAGTCGAGTTCGAAAATAGAGATAAATGTTAATGTATTGTTGAAAAAACTAATAATTTCAGGTATATTATATTTCAGGGATATAAATTAGAGATACAAAGTTGTGACATGGAAATTATTAGAATAAAAACAGAAATTGTTTATATTTAATAGAGATCAAAAGGAGATTTAAGCTTAATGGATTATAAATGCACTGTTGAACTAAAAGGAGACCTGTTTGATTCTCTCAGGCTTACTTCTGTGCTTGATGAAATAGCAGACAGTGATTCAACATGCAAAATTAAAGAACTTAAAATAGGTGAAACAAGAACAGAACCTTCTTATGCAAGAATAAAAATACGTTCCGAAAAGAAAAAAACCCTTGATGAGTTAATTAAAAGCTTAAAAAAATACAATGCTACTCCTGTCAAAATAGTTTACAGAAATATAGAGATTCAGGGGCATATAGTAGATTCTTTAATTTTATCTAAAATACTCGATATGATATTTAACAGCAAAGCAAGATGTGAAATTCTGGAAACTAAAATAGGGGTGGAAAAAAAAGATTTTTCTTATGCAAAAATTAAAATTATTACTACAAACCAAAAAGATATGGATGATCTTTTAGAAAAATTGATTAAACAAGGCGCAGTCCTCATAGAACATTAATTCGTATTTAAAAGGATTTAAAAAATATGACTGTTAAATTTTTAATGTGTCCGCCTGATTATTATAATAATATTGATTATGAAATAAATCCATGGATGAAAAAGGGTACAGGATGTGACAATAAAATTTCTGTTGAAAAGTGGAATGAATTAAAAAGCATTATAACAAATCTTGGCGCGGAAGTTTTGACAATGAAGGCTCAGCCGGGGCAGCCGGATATTATTTTTACAGCAAATGCGGCATTGATTTACAAGAATACCGCAGTAATAAGCAGATTTAGACCTTCTGAAAGACAGCCTGAAGAAAAGTTTTATGCTGATTGGCTTCAGAAACAAGGTTTTGATATTGAATATATTCCTGAAAACATGCATTTTGAAGGTGCAGGTGATGCTTTATTTTCGGGAGAAACTCTGTATTCAGGCTATATAACAAGAACTGATATAACTTCTCATACTTATATTGCTTATTTATCAAATTTAAAAATAATTTCTCTTGAATTGGCTGATAAAAGATTTTATCACCTTGATACCTGCTTTTGCCCGCTTTCAGAAGGATATTTAATGTATTATCCGCCTGCCTTTGATGAATACGCAAATAAAATTATCGAAAAAGATTTTCCTGAAGAAAAACGCATTATAGTTACAGAAAATGAAGCAATGGGATTTTGTTGCAATGCTGTCAATATTGACAGGTCTGTAATAATGAACAATACAACTGACAGATTGAAAAACGAGCTGAAAGAAAAAGGATTTGACTCCTACGAAGTCGATTTATCGGAATTTATTAAAGCAGGCGGTTCAGCCAAATGCTTAACTCTCAGGCTTAATTAACTAATCTTTAATCTACAATCTACCGGTTAATATTCAGATTTATATTTATATTATAAATTTTAATTTTAATCGGAGAATTATTAATGAAAAAAAATATTTATCTATTATCAATATTTTTCCTTGTTTTTTTATTTTTATATTTAACACCTATATTAAACAAATCAGGTGCAAATAAAACTTTTCAATTCTGTCAGGCATTAATACCATCAGAAATAAGCAGCTTTAGCAACAAATCTGAATCAGATGATTATCACAATATAAAAAATTTAAGTTCATTTTCTTCCGAACCAACTTTTAATATTTACAACACTCCAAATGATTATGACCCGCAGGAAATTAACAACAGAGAAAATGTTTTAATAATTTTGGACTGTTCTTACAGTATGGATGATGAAGTTAGAGGCAAAAGAAAAATCGACATAGCTCGTGATGTAATTAATGATGTATTAGGACAGCTTCCAAAAAATATTAATCTAGGTTTCAGGGTTTATGGTCAAAAAGATGGCGGTTTGTTCGGTATTGACGGCTGTAAAGCAACAGAGCTTATGGTTCCGATAGGTTATAAAACACAAAACGCAATATCAGCAAAATTAAAAAACATAGATGCTGTTGGTTGGACACCAATATGTTATTCTCTTGATAAATCTATAAGCACCGATTTTATAGGGATAAGCGGCAGTAAAAGGATTATTCTTGTTAGTGACGGGATGGATACTTGCGGCGGAAGTCCCTGTGATTTTGCTGTTAATCTTATGAAAAGAAGAACAGATGTAACAATAGATGTTATAGGCTTTGATATCAGATCGGAACCTTCTGCAATAAGCCAGTTAAAATGCACAGCGCTCGCTACTCACGGAAAATTTTATACTGCTGATAATTCAGCTGAATTCACAAAAAGCCTTAAAAACAGTTTGAATATTAAAAAAGAAGTTGAGGGCAAAATTTTTTCAAAATAAAATTAAATGCTAAAATAAAAAAATAATTAAAAGATGAGGAATAAATTTATGGGAAAAAAATTAAAAATATTGGCTTTAGCTTTTGCAGCAGCAATAACAGTTTCACATACAGGTATTTGCGCTGATACAATCGCAAAAAATCCTATCAATGCAGTAAAAGCAGCCGAAACAACAACCTCTGTTTCTGCGGAAACTGTAGATCCTCTCGATCTTGTTGCTAATCCTCAATGCTATCTTAATAAAAAAATCAAAATAGTAGCTCTGTTTGATAAATTTTCTGTAATAGGGCTTGACTATGCACCTGTAAACAGAAGTTCAAAAGATTATATTTCTTTTATTATCAAAAGACCTGATGTAGAAAATAAAGGCTACTCAATTCCACTTTCCGAACTTAAATTTATTTTAAAAAGAGACAAAGCAGAGAAACTTATCGATCTTGAAAGCGGAAATAAAATAGAGATTAAAGGCACAGTATTTTCTGCGGCACTTGGAGATCCATGGGTTGATGTAGATGAAGTAAAAATTCTGGAAGCTAAGCCTTGTACCGCTAAAAAAGCTGATAGAATCAAATAAATCTGCTATCAAGATTATTTTTTAGTGCCGGCTTCATATCCTGAAGTTAAAAATAAAAGCGGCAAAATTCTATTTATACATAATTTCCCTGCAAGACGCGGGTCTGCCAATATTAAAGCCCATGAAACGTCATCAATGTGCATAAGACCGTCTTTTAATTTCATTGATCTTTTATAATGGTTTTTATTACCATCATAATAATTGTTAATTTTATTACATATCATAGAAGATAGCGGCATCCCGCCTCCTATGCCGACAATAACTGCCAAGATTTTTGCAGCTTTAGAGCTGAAAGCATTTTTGATTTTGGCTTTTTCAACTAATTTATCCAATCCTGTTACAATACTTGCCGGAATTACAATATTACCAAACTGATAGATTCCTTCTTTTATTTTATTTTTGGTATTTTGGTTTTTATCAGAAATAATACCGCCTGTAATTCCACCCAGTATTGAGCTGCCTCCTAAAATTAAAAATTCTTTCAGCTTTGTTTCTATATCCAAAAAGCTTGAAATCTTATTTTTCAGCGCAATTAAATTTGTTTTAATATCATTTGACTTGCTTATCATCTCTAAATTGTTTTTCAGGGATTTCCCCTGATATTTTCTGATAAACAATAATGAAGCAAAAGTAGCCAGTGCCGAGGTACTTAGTACAGGTAAATTGAGTTTATCTTTTTTTTCTTCTTTTTTTTCAAAAGAAGTATTTTTTGCTGCACAATTATTATTGGAACAGGTTTTAGCTGTTTCATAGTTATTGTATATTTCTTTATTTACAAAATTAGTCGTTATTGACATTACTACTTTTAACCGCTTTCTATAGTTATAAACATAAATAAATTCTTATTATTGCTAGTTAACTGGAATTTATTTAAAAAAATTAACATAATATTGCTGATAAATTCTTCGCCTGCGCATCGGTCTTTATTTATAAAATTTTTGTAAACTTGAAAGACAGAAATTTGTGTTTGTAGTATTTTATTAATGAAGATATTAGTTTACGAAATAGAAATTAAAGTCTGAAATACAGAATTCTAAGTTCGCAAGACTAAACTCTTTCATAGTCCTTAGCAAATTTTAACCTGAAAGGTACATAAGTATGGTAAAAAAACTTATTACAGAAGACACAAAATTATTTATGACGGGCAATGAAGTCATTGCTTATGCGGCAGTGGCAGCCGGTGCAGAGTTTATGTACGGTTATCCGATTACACCTCAAAACGAAATTATGCACACTTGGTGTAAATTACTCCCTAAAACAGAAGCCGGCTTTTTGCAGACAGAAGATGAGATCTCAGCCGGTTTTTCTACGTTAGGCGGTATTTTAGTCGGTAAAAAAGCTTTTACAGCAACAGCAGGTCCGGGAAACGTTATTATGCAAGACGCTATGTCAATGGCTGAAATGATGAGAATTCCTTTTGTATGCGCAGTTATGCAAAGAGGTGGACCTAGCACAGCTACAGTTATTTATGCACAACAAGAAACAACTTTAACATGTTTTGGCGGCAACGGTGAAGGACACAGAATTGTTTATTCAACCGCGGGTCACCAGGATTTATACGACTATACAATCAAAGCTTTCAACACAGCATGGAAACACAGATTTCCTACTTTCATTTTAGCTGACGGATATCAGGGCAAAATGAGAGAACCTGTAGTGGCTTATGATCCGGCTTCCAGAGGAATCGAAATGCTTCCTGCTGTTCCTACATTAAGAGGCGACGGCAAAATCGGTGTTGACAGAAAATCTGTACACATCAGAAATACTTTCAACCTTGAAGAAGAACTTATGGAAGTTCTTGATTCTTACGAAGCAGAATTCAACAAAATAGCTCCTGAAATTGCAGAATTTAAAGAATATAAAGCTGAAGACGCCGATATTCTTATCATAGCACACGGAATCGTAGCAAGAAGTGCTATGACAGCTATTGATATTTTAAGAGCAAGAGGAATTAAAGCAGGTTTATTCAGACCAATTACAGTTAGACCTCTGGCTGTACCTGCATTAAGAAAAGCTTGTGACAGAGCGAAGAAAATTCTCTTTACCGAATCAGCTAACGGTCAGCTTGCAAGAATGGTTCTTAAAGAAATTTACGGCTGCACAACACCTTATGACACATTATATAAAATGGGCGTCGGTGTAACAGGGGATGATCTCGTAAACAAGGTTGAATCTATGTCAGAAACCTTAGTTTGCTAGATATAACAATTAATTGTCATTGCAAGTAAGTGTTAAACACAGAACTGGCAATCTTTTCAAAATGTTTTTACTTTATACGCAAATGGAAAGGTGCTGAATTAATTTCAGAATGACAAAAAAGACAATAAATAAACAATATTATAGGAGAATAAATAAAATATGCCAGAATTATTAACATTACCTCCAAGACTGCCGAAAGCGCAAAATGAAGAAGTCGGAGCAAGCAAATTTTGCCCCGGTTGCGGTCACGGTATGATATTAAAGACTTTAGCATTTGCCATAGATGAAATGGAATTAAAAGATAAAACCGTTTTTGGCTGTGATATAGGATGCAGCTTATTAGCGTGGAATTTTCTTGATGTAGATACAGTTCAGACACACCACGGAAGAACAACACCAGTTATTTACGGTGTAGTAAGAGCAAGACCTGAAATTGTAGGAATTGCTTATATGGGAGACGGCGGTGGTCTTGCTATCGGTGCTCAGCATTTGGTAAACGCTGCTGTTAGAAACGAAAAAATGTTTGCCATACTTGTGAACAACACAAATTATGGTATGACAGGCGGGCAAATGGCTCCAACCACATTGCCGGGACAAGTTACAGAAACAACTCCTTATGGAAGAGACCCTGAAACAACCGGCAAACCTGCAAAAGGTGCTGAAATGGTAGCTGCTATCGTTGATACAGACAAAGCTTATGTTGCAAGAGCAACTTGCAGCAATCTAAGATCATTAAAAACTACCTTCAAAAAAGCTCTTACCAACGTATCTGAAGGCAGAGGCTTCTCGTTTGTTGAAGTTCTTTCAATCTGTCCGTTAAACTGGAGAACTAATAATGTTCAAACATTTGAAAGACTTAAAACAATGGAAGATTACTTTAAAGTAGGTGAATTGGTTGTTCCTCAAGGACTGGAAGGAGTTAAGTAATGTCAAGAACAAAAATAGTACTAGCTGGAGAAGGCGGACACGGTGTGCAGAGTGTTGCAAAAATACTTGTAGAAGCGGGATATGCTGCTGATAAAAATGTTTTATATATTCCTAACTTTGGTGTAGAGCAAAGAGGCGGAGTAAGTATTGCATTTTGCCAGATTGCTGACGAAGAAATAGGCGAACCAAGATTCTCAAAAGGTGACATTGTAATTATGTTATCTGACAGGGCTATTGAACGCTGCTCAACTTATGTAGACGAGAATACAACTGTTATATATGACAGTTCAATTTGTAATACAAAACCTGTAATGAAAGCAAAAGAAATCATTGATATTCGTGCTAACAAATTAGCTCATGATGAGCTTACTTCAAGAGTTTTCAACATAATAATTCTTGGTGCAGTTATTAAAGCAACAAATGTTATTGATCTTCAATACGTAAAACAAGCTATGGAACAGGCACTTGGTAAAAAATTCACTGCTAAACCCGAATTAAGAGAACTTAATCATAAAGCTCTTGAAATGGGAATGGCGTTAATTCAAGCCAAAGCGGCTGTTTAATAAACTTAAAATAATTTTATAATTATTTATGATTAATATTGTGAAAAGCAATATTTGATCAAAGAACAGAAACCTATATAAACAAGGAGATAAAATTAAAATGGTGGAAACTGCTTATAAAGGTATAAAAGTAGAAGGTTGCGGAAAAGGCAGAGCTACTTGGTACTTATACACTGATTTATGTAAAGGTTGCGGATTATGTATAGTAAAATGCCCGATCAACATAAAAGGTGAAAAATGCTTACAGTGGTCAAATGAAGTTGGAATTTACATGACTCCTGCTGTGCAGCCTGATCCGACTTTATGTATTGCTTGCGGAACTTGCGAAATGATTTGTCCTGACAGCGCAATCAGAGTAGAAAAAAATAAATAAATTAGAAAAATTAAATGAACTTTAAAGAAATAATTTACAAAGCAGAAAATACACACAATCTCACTAAAAATGAGATTGTGTGTATTCTTGCAAATGAGGATATAAACCAAGAGCTTTTCGAAGCTGCAGATAGAGTTAGAGAAAAATATGTCGGCAATGAAGTTCATCTTAGGGGATTAATAGAATTTTCCAATATTTGTTCTAAAAATTGCTTTTACTGCGGGCTTAGAAGAGATAATAAAAATATCAAAAGATACAAGCTTGAGCCGGAAATTATAATAGATTTTGCCCAAAAAGCTGCATCTTACGGCTATAAAACTTTTGTATTGCAATCAGGAGAGGGCAATATCTACTCTCTTGAGGAAATGATTTATATAATTTCTGAAATTAAAAAATTTGATGTAGCTATAACACTTAGCATTGGTGAAAAAACAGAAGAAGAATATCAATTATTCAAAAATGCAGGTGCAGACAGATTTCTTTTAAGAATAGAAACAACTGATAAAGAGCTATATAACAAACTTCACCCGGGAATGAGCCATGAAAACAGAATTAATTGCCTTAAAACCATAAAAAAACTTGGATATGAAACAGGAACAGGGTGTTTAATAGGTCTGCCCGACCAAACTATCGAATCACTGGCTGATGATATTTTGTTTTTTAAAGAACTTGGCGCTGATATGATAGGAGTTGGCCCTTTTATTCCTAATGAGGACACTCCTCTTAGTTCCGAAAAAGGCGGCGATTTTGAACTTGCTTTAAAAGTTATGGCGATTACAAGGCTTTTGCTCCCAGATATAAATATTCCGGCCACTACTGCAATGGAAACACTTAATCCTCAAGGAAGACTTATTGCTCTTCAAAGCGGTGCAAACGTTGTTATGCCAAATGTTACCGAAGGGGAATACAGAGCTTTATACAAGCTTTATCCGTGGAAAATTTGCATAAACGATTCGCCTATTCATTGCAGAGGTTGCATTACAGGAAAAATTCACGGCATAGGAAGAACTGTATCAAAAGAGTGCGGATTTAGAAATAAAATAGACTAACAAATATATTTATCGAATTTTAAAGCGAAAAAATATATCCAATAAATTACTTATAACAGGCATTACACTTAAACTTCTGCATTTTTTTGAAATAAATTCATAAGATAGTCTTTGGAATTTAGTAAAATATTTATCCAGCATGTTATTACGTTCAAGTGTTAGCTTTTCTT
The window above is part of the bacterium genome. Proteins encoded here:
- a CDS encoding 4Fe-4S binding protein; protein product: MVETAYKGIKVEGCGKGRATWYLYTDLCKGCGLCIVKCPINIKGEKCLQWSNEVGIYMTPAVQPDPTLCIACGTCEMICPDSAIRVEKNK
- a CDS encoding 2-oxoacid:acceptor oxidoreductase family protein, producing the protein MSRTKIVLAGEGGHGVQSVAKILVEAGYAADKNVLYIPNFGVEQRGGVSIAFCQIADEEIGEPRFSKGDIVIMLSDRAIERCSTYVDENTTVIYDSSICNTKPVMKAKEIIDIRANKLAHDELTSRVFNIIILGAVIKATNVIDLQYVKQAMEQALGKKFTAKPELRELNHKALEMGMALIQAKAAV
- the hydE gene encoding [FeFe] hydrogenase H-cluster radical SAM maturase HydE; this encodes MNFKEIIYKAENTHNLTKNEIVCILANEDINQELFEAADRVREKYVGNEVHLRGLIEFSNICSKNCFYCGLRRDNKNIKRYKLEPEIIIDFAQKAASYGYKTFVLQSGEGNIYSLEEMIYIISEIKKFDVAITLSIGEKTEEEYQLFKNAGADRFLLRIETTDKELYNKLHPGMSHENRINCLKTIKKLGYETGTGCLIGLPDQTIESLADDILFFKELGADMIGVGPFIPNEDTPLSSEKGGDFELALKVMAITRLLLPDINIPATTAMETLNPQGRLIALQSGANVVMPNVTEGEYRALYKLYPWKICINDSPIHCRGCITGKIHGIGRTVSKECGFRNKID
- a CDS encoding thiamine pyrophosphate-dependent enzyme; this translates as MPELLTLPPRLPKAQNEEVGASKFCPGCGHGMILKTLAFAIDEMELKDKTVFGCDIGCSLLAWNFLDVDTVQTHHGRTTPVIYGVVRARPEIVGIAYMGDGGGLAIGAQHLVNAAVRNEKMFAILVNNTNYGMTGGQMAPTTLPGQVTETTPYGRDPETTGKPAKGAEMVAAIVDTDKAYVARATCSNLRSLKTTFKKALTNVSEGRGFSFVEVLSICPLNWRTNNVQTFERLKTMEDYFKVGELVVPQGLEGVK
- a CDS encoding ABC transporter permease → MSLPVYILKRILQAIPLLIIVSIMSFIIIKLSPVDPLAELKLNPAISPQVLQAEKQRLGLDLPVYKQYFNWVGNFVKGDLGVSTSGEKVADRLMERIPNTLLLTISVIIITWLIAIPLGIYAALHWKSSFDRLLTVISSMGMAVPTFFFALLLLIFAVKTGWFPVGGLTSVGFENFNPVHKFLDIAHHLVLPVIVLTTASLAGLQRQMRGNLLDVLESDYVKMARAKGLPENIVIYKHAVRNAINPMVTLLGFEFASLLSGAALTEFVLQYPGLGRLMLEAVMKSDINLVMASLIIGTLMLIAGNLIADILLKFIDPRVSLD
- a CDS encoding transketolase C-terminal domain-containing protein yields the protein MVKKLITEDTKLFMTGNEVIAYAAVAAGAEFMYGYPITPQNEIMHTWCKLLPKTEAGFLQTEDEISAGFSTLGGILVGKKAFTATAGPGNVIMQDAMSMAEMMRIPFVCAVMQRGGPSTATVIYAQQETTLTCFGGNGEGHRIVYSTAGHQDLYDYTIKAFNTAWKHRFPTFILADGYQGKMREPVVAYDPASRGIEMLPAVPTLRGDGKIGVDRKSVHIRNTFNLEEELMEVLDSYEAEFNKIAPEIAEFKEYKAEDADILIIAHGIVARSAMTAIDILRARGIKAGLFRPITVRPLAVPALRKACDRAKKILFTESANGQLARMVLKEIYGCTTPYDTLYKMGVGVTGDDLVNKVESMSETLVC
- a CDS encoding ABC transporter permease, producing the protein MKKFFNKLSNNKFYKKLTKDKFVFISLLILFFLYLSITFAGFFATYGKMFSDRRLSYAPPSKIFVIDQNGKLSLPYTYNYKRTFNPENFQMDFQLDRSQKYYLRFFSQGDKYKLLNLIPCKTHLVTVNSQGRLFLLGTDINGRDIFSRLFYGGQISLTIGFLALLISFPIGLLYGGIAGYFGGAVDNYMMRVAEAIMSIPSFYLLISLAAILPANMTSIQRFTLIIAILAFIGWAGLSRVVRGMVLSIKNQEFVEAAKAIGASPMRIIIKHILPQTASYVIVAITLSVPGYILAESGLSFLGLGIQQPDASWGNMLKEAQEYINVLYRPWLLTPGVLIFITVLAFNLVGDAVRDILDPKSRVRK
- a CDS encoding arginine deiminase-related protein, whose protein sequence is MTVKFLMCPPDYYNNIDYEINPWMKKGTGCDNKISVEKWNELKSIITNLGAEVLTMKAQPGQPDIIFTANAALIYKNTAVISRFRPSERQPEEKFYADWLQKQGFDIEYIPENMHFEGAGDALFSGETLYSGYITRTDITSHTYIAYLSNLKIISLELADKRFYHLDTCFCPLSEGYLMYYPPAFDEYANKIIEKDFPEEKRIIVTENEAMGFCCNAVNIDRSVIMNNTTDRLKNELKEKGFDSYEVDLSEFIKAGGSAKCLTLRLN
- a CDS encoding VWA domain-containing protein, translated to MKKNIYLLSIFFLVFLFLYLTPILNKSGANKTFQFCQALIPSEISSFSNKSESDDYHNIKNLSSFSSEPTFNIYNTPNDYDPQEINNRENVLIILDCSYSMDDEVRGKRKIDIARDVINDVLGQLPKNINLGFRVYGQKDGGLFGIDGCKATELMVPIGYKTQNAISAKLKNIDAVGWTPICYSLDKSISTDFIGISGSKRIILVSDGMDTCGGSPCDFAVNLMKRRTDVTIDVIGFDIRSEPSAISQLKCTALATHGKFYTADNSAEFTKSLKNSLNIKKEVEGKIFSK